A stretch of Planococcus citri chromosome 5, ihPlaCitr1.1, whole genome shotgun sequence DNA encodes these proteins:
- the LOC135848127 gene encoding carbonic anhydrase 3-like, whose protein sequence is MYIPTILTIKLKFIMVTFLTATCLKPDNQHATPSPINIESSKVKSASTTTPVTLHNALFGFLNFTNNGKTLITYTNQLLDPSSITGSVLCNEITLLYKIHTIILYINQNPNGRSAHSVDGKGLPLELWVIYYKKSYGSLEKALKFPDGIIVLAFPVGVRKTPRTKFIPFQVFLSSGILNKPRSSSELFGLIGYVWFDNISIFGESRYYSYIGSYLDPETKKQSQSAKVILCDPEQAPMLSYEQFALFKNILGSDGKPINFTLPIYPQKSRTVYKGIGLQQKFIPIV, encoded by the exons atgtacatacctacaattctcaccataaaattaaaatttattatggTCACTTTTCTTACAGCAACCTGCTTAAAGCCAGATAATCAGCATGCTACACCATCTCCCATCaacattgaaagttcaaaagtgAAATCAGCCAGTACCACAACCCCGGTAACTTTGCACAATGCACTATTCGGTTTTTTGAACTTCACCAATAATGGAAAAACAC TCATCACCTACACCAATCAACTCCTGGATCCATCGAGCATTACAGGAAGTGTATTATGTAACGAAATAACGCTACTGTATAAAATCCATACAATAATCCTTTACatcaatcaaaatccaaatggaCGCAGTGCCCACTCTGTCGATGGCAAGGG ATTACCCCTTGAATTATGGGTTATATACTACAAGAAATCATACGGATCTTTGGAGAAAGCTTTGAAATTTCCTGACGGTATAATCGTACTAGCATTTCCAGTTGGAGTA AGGAAAACACCCAGAACAAAATTTATTCCATTTCAAGTATTCTTATCGAgtggaattttgaacaaaccAAGATCATCGAGTGAACTATTTGGTTTGATTGGATACGTGTGGTTTGATAATATCTCAATATTTGGCGAAAGTAGATATTACAGTTACATAGGATCTTACTTGGAtccagaaacaaaaaaacagtcaCAAAGTGCCAAAGTAATTTTATGTGATCCTGAGCAAGCTCCCATGCTGTCTTATGAGCAA TTTGCACTGTTCAAGAATATTCTCGGATCGGATGGCAAACCAATAAATTTTACACTGCCCATTTACCCACAAAAATCAAGAACGGTTTACAAAGGCATTGGCTTGCAACAGAAATTTATTCCAAttgtttaa
- the LOC135847989 gene encoding uncharacterized protein LOC135847989 — protein MFLRITSYSLILQICILVSCFFSYTEATQAICLKPDNQHATQSPINIESLKVISASTTPPIILHNALFGFLNFTNTGKTLIAYTNQFLDPSSITGGVLCNDIPRLYKIHSIILHINQNPNGRSAHSVDGKGLPIELWVIYYKTSYGSLENALKFPNSIVVLALPVGVRKMPSARFIPFQLFLSTGILNKPSSSSELLGLIGYMWFDYLSKGHEHKLYNYVGSYLDPETGKLTQSAKVILCDPEQAPMISYDQFAVFKNILGSDGKPINFTLPIYPQKSRPVYKSIGLHLESIPIV, from the exons ATGTTCCTACGGATAACATCCTACTCACTTATTCtacaaatttgtattttagtaTCATGTTTTTTCTCCTATACCGAAGCCACTCAAG CAATTTGCTTGAAGCCAGATAATCAGCATGCTACACAATCTCCTATTAACATTGAAAGTTTAAAAGTGATATCAGCCAGTACCACACCCCCAATAATTTTGCACAATGCTCTGTTTGGTTTTTTGAACTTCACCAATACAGGAAAAACAC TCATTGCCTACACCAATCAATTCCTGGATCCATCTAGCATTACAGGAGGTGTCTTATGTAACGACATACCACGATTGTATAAAATCCATTCAATAATCCTTCACATCAATCAGAATCCAAATGGACGCAGTGCTCACTCTGTAGATGGAAAGGG ATTACCCATTGAATTATGGGTTATATACTACAAGACATCGTATGGATCTTTGGaaaatgctttgaaatttcccaacagTATAGTAGTACTGGCACTTCCAGTTGGAGTA AGGAAAATGCCCAGTGCAAGATTTATTCCATTTCAACTATTCTTATCGActggaattttgaacaaaccAAGCTCATCGAGTGAACTACTTGGTTTGATTGGATACATGTGGTTTGATTATCTCTCAAAAGGTCACGAACATAAATTATATAATTACGTAGGATCTTACTTGGATCCAGAAACAGGGAAACTGACACAAAGTGCCAAAGTAATTTTATGTGATCCTGAGCAAGCTCCCATGATTTCTTATGATCAA TTTGCAGTGTTCAAGAATATTCTCGGATCGGATGGTAAACCAATAAATTTTACACTCCCGATTTATCCACAAAAATCAAGACCTGTTTACAAAAGCATTGGTTTGCATCTGGAATCTATTCcaattgtttaa